In the genome of Indioceanicola profundi, the window TTGCCCGAGCAGGTCGCCCATGGCGCGTCGTGGCGTGCCGATCGGCGCCTTGCCGAGCCTCGCCTCGCTGAAGCCTTCCGGATCGAGCCAGGTGCGATGCGCTCCGGTCAGGTGCCCGGCGAGATCAGTGACGGCAGCGATCATCGCAGGCCAGACCTCTGTCGGCGCGTGCTCGTCCGGCCGGTAGTAGCAGCGCGGATGGAAACGCAGCGATCCGGTTCCGTACAAAGTCGTAATCCCGCGTTTCCGGAGATACGCCTCGGCGAGGGTGCCTGCGATCGGTTGTGCCATGGCGAAAAGACGCCGTGCCGCTTCCGGCGATCCCGTCGGTGTGGGAGCTGCCTTGCGCCCTGGCACCGCCCGGTGCGGTTCGGGATGCGGCAAGCTGAGAAAGCGTCGTGCCTCGTCGGCGATGTCGTGGAAGTCGACGAGACCGAGGGCTTCGCGGATGATGTCGAGCAGATCGCCGTGCTCTCCAGTGGCGGCGTCGGTCCATTTGCCGGCCGCCCCCTTGCCGGACTCGGGTCCGGTCAAGCGGACGAACATGGAGCGGCCGGGCGTGTTGCGGACATCGCCCACCATCCAGTAACGCCCCTCGCGCCGTCCGTTGGAGAGATAGGTGCGGCACACAGCCTCGGCGTGATTGCCAAGGCGGCGGGCCAGGTCCGAGGCGTCCCGGGCCATCACGCGACCTCCCGTTCGGCGATGCGCTCGAGCGGGAAGCGGTCCAACACCTTGGCGAGGATCGCGGGACCCGAGGCGTCCGTCGGCACGAAGAGGCGCAGCTTCCAGGAGATGATCTCGCCGAAAAGCCCATCGGCCTTGAGACGGTCGCGCATGGTCTCGGTGAAACCGGTGAGCTCGATCCGGTTTGCACCCATGACGCGGGCGCGACGAAGCTGAAGGCCCTCGGCGAGGTCGAGGACGGTGCGCCCGTCCATCACCGCAGCGAAAGCATCGGCTGGCGAGAGTGCGATCGTACCCGCCGCCGCGGCGGTCGCTGCCCAGGCCGGCGAGACCTTGCGGCCGATGATGCGCTCGCCCGTGTCGGTCTGAAGCCGGTAGACCCGCGTCGACTCGTTGGGCAGGCGCTTCCAGATCGGCAGCAGGAGGCCGGCGACGATGTGGATCGTGCTGTCGGTGAACTCGGGCACCGACGCGACCTCCTTCTCCCATGCCTGGACGAAGGCTGTGCGATCGGCCTCGACCCAATGGGTATCGCCCATGACAGAGAGCCCCACGTTAGTCGCCTCCATCGGCCGGACCAGCCGAACCCGGCGTTCGACCGAGCCATCGTCGTCGATCAGGCTCGTGGTCGGGATGCGCACCGCGGCCCGGCCGGAGCGGTCGTTCACCAGCAGCGCTGCGCGTGGGTCGGCGAGATGATCGAGCGCCTCGTCGAGCGTCACCGGCCGGTTGCGCTCGCGTTGCGCGATGGTGAGCAGCGTCGTCACCGCGCCGGTCGCCGGATGAGTGTGGATCGGCTGTCGGTCCGTGACGGTGAAGCGCTCGGCGCGCAGCGTCTCCAGCCCGATATCGTAGGTTCCGCTGGCGATCGCGCCTTCGATCCGGGCGGTGAGCAGCTGCTCGAAGCTCGCGAAGAGGACGTTCTGCAGGTCGATGGTCAGCGCCAGCACGCGGTTGAGGAAGGTGGTGATCGGCGGCAACTCGTCCCTGGCGCCGTTCGCATCGGTGAGCTTGAGCCCGGTCGTCTCCTCGAAGACCTGGAGCGGGCAACCCTCGACCTTGCCGGCGACTATCAGCAAATAGAGCCGCCGCAGCGCATCGCGCGCATAGGCGCTCTCGAGATTGTCCTCGGCGCGGAACAGGCCCTGGCCGCCAGTCTGGCGTGCCCCTCGCGTGATCGCGCCCAGCGTGTCGAGACGCCGAGCGATGGTCGAGAGGAAGCGCTTCTCCGCCTTCACGTCGGTGGCGATCGGGCGGAAGAGCGGCGGCTGCGCCTGGTTGGTGCGGTTGGTCCGCCCGAGACCCTGGATGGCGGCATCGGCCTTCCAGCCCGGCTCCAGCAGGTAGTGGACCCTGAGCCGCCGGTTCTTCGCGGCGAGATCGGCATGGTAGGAGCGCCCGGTGCCGCCGGCGTCCGAGAAGACCAGGATTCGCTTGGCGTCATCCATGAAGGCCTGTGTCTCGGCGAGGTTGGCCGCGACGGCGCGGCTTTCGACGGCGAGGCGGTCGCCCCTGCCGTCGGCGCCCGACTTCCGGACGATGCGCCGCGAGCGGCCCGTCACCTCGGCCACCATCTCGGTGCCAAAGCGCTGGACGATCTGGTCGAGCGCTCCGGGCACCGGCGGCAGCGAGGCGAGTTTCTCGATCAGCCGGTCGCGCCGGGCGACGGCTTCACGGCTTTCGACCGGCTGGCCGTCACGGAACACCGGCCGCGAGCAGAGGTTGCCCTCGCCGTCGGTGAAGGGCTCGTAGAGCTGCACCGGGAAGGAGTGCGAGAGGTAGTCGAGGACATATTCGCGCGGGGTGATGTCGACCTGGACGTCGTTCCAATCCTCGGTCGGGATCTCCGCGAGCCGGCGCTCCATCAGCGCCTCGCCGGTCGAGACGATCTGCACGACGGCGGCGTGGCCGTTCTCGAGATCCCGTTCGATCGCACCGATCAGCGACGGCGTCTTCATCGCCGTGATGAGGTGATTGAAGAAGCGCTGCTTGGCGCTCTCGAAGGCCGAGCGGGCAGTGGACTTCGCCTGGCCGTTCAGCGTTCCGGTGTCGCCGGTGACGTTGGTCGCCCGCATGGCGGCGTCGAGGTTGTTGTGGATGATCGCAAAGGCGCCGGCGTAGGCGTCGTAGATGCGCCGCTGCTCCGGCGTGAGCCGGTGCTCGATGAGCTCGTATTCGACACCCGCGTAGGAGAGCGAGCGGGCTTGATAGAGGCCGAGCGCATTGAGGTCGCGCGCCAGCACCTCCATGGCGGCGACACCGCCATCCTCGATCGCCTCGACGAACTCCGCGCGCGTGGCGAAGGGGAAGTCCTCGCCGCCCCAGAGGCCGAGACGCTGGGCGTAGGCGAGATTGTGCACGGTGGTGGCGCCGGTCGCCGAAACGTAGACGACGCGCGCGTCCGGCAGCGCGTGCTGGAGACGAAGCCCGGCGCGGCCCTGCTGCGAGGCGGCCTGCTCGCCGCGTTCGCCCTTCGAACCCGCGGCATTCTGCATGGCGTGGCTCTCGTCGAAGACGATCACTCCGTCGAAGTCGGAGCCCAACCAGTCGACGATCTGCTGGACGCGCGAAACCTTCGCTCCGCGCTCGTCGGAGCGCAGCGTGGCGTAGGTCGTGAAAAGGATGCCTTGCGCCAGACGGATCGGCGTTCCCTGGCGAAAGCGCGACAGCGGCGTGACCAGCAGGCGCTCCTGGCCGAGCGCCGACCAGTCGCGCTGCGCGTCCTCGATCAGCTTGTCGGACTTTGAGACCCAGACCGCACGCCGGCGGCCCTTGAGCCAGTTGTCGAGCAGGATGCCGGCGACCTGCCGGCCCTTGCCCGCGCCGGTGCCGTCGCCGAGGAACCAGCCGCGCCGGAAGCGCACGGCGCCGTCGTGGTCGTCGGTGGCCGCGGTGACGACATCGTAGGTCTCATCGACAGCCCAAGCGCCGGCGAGGTGCTGGGCATGGGCCTCGCCGGCATAGATGAGGCTCTCCAGCTGGGCGTCGGACAGCGTGCCGTCGGCGACGAGATGCGGCGGCAGGTGCGGGCGATAGCTCGGCTTGGGCGGTGCCACCGAGGCCATGGCCGCGGATTGCACGAGCGTGGTCGGATGCGCCTGTGCGCCGGGAATGCGGATCGATTGCAGCGCGTAGTCCTCATAGAGGACGTCGGTGAGGTGCACGCCTCCGGCCGGCACCCAGTCGACGGTCTCGTAGGCGAGTTCTTCACCTCCGGATTGGAACGTCGTTGCTGTCTTCGTGGGAGTACGGGTATCGGCAGGCAGGCCGGTCTCCACACGCCGCGTAGCCTTGCAGACGGGCACCTTCTCGGGAAGCGACACCGGCGAGCGCGGCGGCACATGAGCTTCGATCCACGCGAGCAGCGTGGCGACATCGGGCGCCGTGCCCGGCGAGGCCGGGAAGGACGCGGGATCGTCGGCCGGAACCTTGTCGATCACGGTGAGCCGCGTGTCGATTGTCGTCCCGTGCCTCGCATAGACACGGCCGTCGACGGCGGCAGTGAAGACGATGCGGCCGCACCCCTGCAGGCGGACGAAGGCGTCGCGCCATCTCGGAGCATCGGGCGCGAAGCCGGCGCCGGTGATGGCGACGAGCCGCCCGCCGGGCGCCAGGCGCGCCAGCGCCGAGGCGACATGGCGCCAGGCGGCGTCCGCCATGCGCCCAGAGACGTTCGCCATCGCCGAGAAGGGCGGGTTCATCAGCACGACGCTGGGCACGACGCTCGCGTCGAGGTGATCGTCGATCTGGGCGGCGTCGAAACGGGTGACGAGGGTGGCCGGGAAGAGTGCGGCGAGAAGATCGGCGCGGGCCCCGGCGAGCTCGTTGAGCGCGAGCGTGCCGTCGGCGATCTCGGCGAGGATCCCGAGGAGACCCGTGCCGGCGGACGGCTCCAGCACGAGATCCTCACCCGTGATCGCAGCCGCCGTCGCTGCGGCGAAGCCGAGGGCGATCGGCGTGGAGAACTGCTGGAAAGCTTCGCCCTCTTCGGAGCGGCGTGTGTGCGACGGCAGAAGATCCG includes:
- a CDS encoding DUF7146 domain-containing protein, encoding MARDASDLARRLGNHAEAVCRTYLSNGRREGRYWMVGDVRNTPGRSMFVRLTGPESGKGAAGKWTDAATGEHGDLLDIIREALGLVDFHDIADEARRFLSLPHPEPHRAVPGRKAAPTPTGSPEAARRLFAMAQPIAGTLAEAYLRKRGITTLYGTGSLRFHPRCYYRPDEHAPTEVWPAMIAAVTDLAGHLTGAHRTWLDPEGFSEARLGKAPIGTPRRAMGDLLGQAVRFGVAGETMAAGEGIETMLSLRCVLPAMPMAAALSAAHLAALAFPQALRRVYIVRDDDPAGDGARDHLVERAEAAGIEALTLSPRLGDFNEDLRLHGLGTLRASVRVQLSPEDVARFMEISVPA
- a CDS encoding strawberry notch family protein, with the protein product MTRPIPLAALDAAARPAVPIHPAPRIFDAAGLLLSHLERGRIIDAPTLRAAMDAAFGGSDAEGVWDWKTAYDACEGTAVLFLRRYGKAIFRKAGSPAATLPLLAKVADLLPSHTRRSEEGEAFQQFSTPIALGFAAATAAAITGEDLVLEPSAGTGLLGILAEIADGTLALNELAGARADLLAALFPATLVTRFDAAQIDDHLDASVVPSVVLMNPPFSAMANVSGRMADAAWRHVASALARLAPGGRLVAITGAGFAPDAPRWRDAFVRLQGCGRIVFTAAVDGRVYARHGTTIDTRLTVIDKVPADDPASFPASPGTAPDVATLLAWIEAHVPPRSPVSLPEKVPVCKATRRVETGLPADTRTPTKTATTFQSGGEELAYETVDWVPAGGVHLTDVLYEDYALQSIRIPGAQAHPTTLVQSAAMASVAPPKPSYRPHLPPHLVADGTLSDAQLESLIYAGEAHAQHLAGAWAVDETYDVVTAATDDHDGAVRFRRGWFLGDGTGAGKGRQVAGILLDNWLKGRRRAVWVSKSDKLIEDAQRDWSALGQERLLVTPLSRFRQGTPIRLAQGILFTTYATLRSDERGAKVSRVQQIVDWLGSDFDGVIVFDESHAMQNAAGSKGERGEQAASQQGRAGLRLQHALPDARVVYVSATGATTVHNLAYAQRLGLWGGEDFPFATRAEFVEAIEDGGVAAMEVLARDLNALGLYQARSLSYAGVEYELIEHRLTPEQRRIYDAYAGAFAIIHNNLDAAMRATNVTGDTGTLNGQAKSTARSAFESAKQRFFNHLITAMKTPSLIGAIERDLENGHAAVVQIVSTGEALMERRLAEIPTEDWNDVQVDITPREYVLDYLSHSFPVQLYEPFTDGEGNLCSRPVFRDGQPVESREAVARRDRLIEKLASLPPVPGALDQIVQRFGTEMVAEVTGRSRRIVRKSGADGRGDRLAVESRAVAANLAETQAFMDDAKRILVFSDAGGTGRSYHADLAAKNRRLRVHYLLEPGWKADAAIQGLGRTNRTNQAQPPLFRPIATDVKAEKRFLSTIARRLDTLGAITRGARQTGGQGLFRAEDNLESAYARDALRRLYLLIVAGKVEGCPLQVFEETTGLKLTDANGARDELPPITTFLNRVLALTIDLQNVLFASFEQLLTARIEGAIASGTYDIGLETLRAERFTVTDRQPIHTHPATGAVTTLLTIAQRERNRPVTLDEALDHLADPRAALLVNDRSGRAAVRIPTTSLIDDDGSVERRVRLVRPMEATNVGLSVMGDTHWVEADRTAFVQAWEKEVASVPEFTDSTIHIVAGLLLPIWKRLPNESTRVYRLQTDTGERIIGRKVSPAWAATAAAAGTIALSPADAFAAVMDGRTVLDLAEGLQLRRARVMGANRIELTGFTETMRDRLKADGLFGEIISWKLRLFVPTDASGPAILAKVLDRFPLERIAEREVA